A region of Salmo salar chromosome ssa17, Ssal_v3.1, whole genome shotgun sequence DNA encodes the following proteins:
- the LOC123728187 gene encoding keratin-associated protein 10-7-like, with protein MCHPSTIYTILTECSDRQSPCQYCPLLRLSVCLLPSAQTVSLPTVPCSDHQSPCQYCPLLRPSVSLPVLPPAQTVSLPTVPCSDHQSAYCPLLRPSVCLLSPAQTVNLPASTVPCSDHQSPCQYCPLLRLSVCLLSPDQTVSLPTVPCSDRQSAYCPLLRPSVCLLSPAQTVSLPTVPCSDRQSAYCPLLRPSVCLPVLPPAQTVSLPTVPCSDRQSACQYCPLLRPSVCLPVLSPAQTVSLPASTVPCSDRQSACQYCPLLRPSVCLPALPSAQTVSLPASTVPCSDRQSAYCPLLRPSVCLPALSPAQTVSLPASTVPCSDRQSACQYCPLLRPSVCLPALPSAQTVSLPTVPCSDRQSAYCTLLRPSVCLLSPAQTVSLPASTALCSDCQSACQYCTLLRPSVCRASVPTSNGRSV; from the coding sequence ATGTGTCATCCTTCTACAATCTACACCATACTAACTGAATGCTCAGACCGTCAGTCTCCCTGCCAGTACTGCCCCCTGCTCAGACTGTCAGTCTGCCTACTGCCCTCTGCTCAGACCGTCAGTCTGCCTACTGTCCCCTGCTCAGACCATCAGTCTCCCTGCCAGTACTGCCCCCTGCTCAGACCATCAGTCTCCCTGCCAGTACTGCCCCCTGCTCAGACTGTCAGTCTGCCTACTGTCCCCTGCTCAGACCATCAGTCTGCCTACTGTCCCCTGCTCAGACCGTCAGTCTGCCTACTGTCCCCTGCTCAGACCGTCAATCTGCCTGCCAGTACTGTCCCCTGCTCAGACCATCAGTCTCCCTGCCAGTACTGCCCCCTGCTCAGACTGTCAGTCTGCCTACTGTCCCCTGATCAGACTGTCAGTCTGCCTACTGTCCCCTGCTCAGACCGTCAGTCTGCCTACTGTCCCCTGCTCAGACCGTCAGTCTGCCTACTGTCCCCTGCTCAGACCGTCAGTCTGCCTACTGTCCCCTGCTCAGACCGTCAGTCTGCCTACTGTCCCCTGCTCAGACCGTCAGTCTGCCTGCCAGTACTGCCCCCTGCTCAGACTGTCAGTCTGCCTACTGTCCCCTGCTCAGACCGTCAGTCTGCCTGCCAGTACTGTCCCCTGCTCAGACCGTCAGTCTGCCTGCCAGTACTGTCCCCTGCTCAGACCGTCAGTCTGCCTGCCAGTACTGTCCCCTGCTCAGACCGTCAGTCTGCCTGCCAGTACTGTCCCCTGCTCAGACCATCAGTCTGCCTGCCAGCACTGCCCTCTGCTCAGACTGTCAGTCTGCCTGCCAGTACTGTCCCCTGCTCAGACCGTCAGTCTGCCTACTGTCCCCTGCTCAGACCATCAGTCTGCCTGCCAGCACTGTCCCCTGCTCAGACCGTCAGTCTGCCTGCCAGTACTGTCCCCTGCTCAGACCGTCAGTCTGCCTGCCAGTACTGTCCCCTGCTCAGACCATCAGTCTGCCTGCCAGCACTGCCCTCTGCTCAGACCGTCAGTCTGCCTACTGTCCCCTGCTCAGACCGTCAGTCTGCCTACTGCACCCTGCTCAGACCGTCAGTCTGCCTACTGTCCCCTGCTCAGACCGTCAGTCTGCCTGCCAGCACTGCCCTCTGCTCAGACTGTCAGTCTGCCTGCCAGTACTGCACCCTGCTCAGACCGTCAGTCTGCCGGGCCAGTGTACCAACCTCAAATGGACGGAGTGTGTAG
- the LOC106574806 gene encoding protein boule-like isoform X3, whose translation MENEIATSTPSPPPTPVSQDLSNNTSPSHHAPRFGTIIPNRIFVGGIDFKTNESDLRRFFSQHGAVKEVKIVIDRAGVSKGYGFVTFETQEDTERILHDADRLCFRDKRLNIGQAIRKQQVGGHPNSFSVSSHTPAMMPTPCGTMYLTTSTGYPYTYHNGVAYFHTPEMSPSYHWPSRSVPGSPVMLTHQPPPIYQQPAYHHYQAPTQCHPSHLQWNVPQSPVPSSPVLYMQPSELLYQPMEQPSEGGCVQPAMPLIEAPIPEQQFIDHMVQPAYNHTLSYYPQSPGGMTPVMIQQEPGKEQKFHAMRRGYPSSPVTLKPRYGRNPHYAHLRKEYRPEITTDPSPLPATEPLK comes from the exons ATGGAGAACGAAATAGCT ACCagcactccctctcctcctcctactccagtGTCTCAAGACCTCAGCAACAacacctctccctctcaccatgcCCCCCGCTTTGGCACCATCATCCCTAACCGCATCTTTGTGGGAGGCATTGATTTCAAG ACCAATGAGAGCGACCTGAGACGCTTCTTCTCCCAGCATGGAGCAGTGAAGGAGGTGAAGATAGTGATTGACCGTGCTGGGGTGTCAAAAGG ATATGGCTTTGTTACCTTTGAGACGCAGGAGGATACAGAGAGAATCCTTCATGAT GCTGACAGACTGTGCTTCCGGGACAAGAGGCTCAACATCGGCCAGGCCATCCGCAAGCAACAAGTGGGAGGTCACC CAAACAGCTTCTCTGTGTCCAGCCATACTCCTGCCATGATGCCCACCCCCTGTGGAACCATGTACCTCACCACCTCTACGGGGTACCCCTACACCTACCACAACGGAGTGGCTTACTTCCACACCCCAGAGATGAGCCCCTCCTACCACTGGCCT TCCCGCTCAGTGCCTGGCTCTCCTGTCATGCTgacccaccagcctccacccatctACCAGCAGCCGGCCTACCATCACTACCAG GCCCCTACACAGTGTCACCCTAGTCACCTGCAATGGAACGTTCCTCAG tctccaGTGCCTTCCAGCCCAGTGTTGTACATGCAGCCCTCTGAGCTCCTGTACCAGCCCATGGAGCAGCCCAGCGAGGGGGGTTGTGTCCAGCCTGCCATGCCCCTCATAGAGGCCCCCATCCCAGAG CAGCAGTTCATCGACCACATGGTGCAACCAGCCTACAATCACACATTATCATACTACCCACAAAGTCCAGGGGGGATGACACCTGTCATGATACAGCAAGAACCAGGAAAG GAACAGAAGTTCCACGCCATGAGGCGAGGTTACCCCTCCTCGCCGGTCACCCTGAAGCCCAGGTACGGCCGCAACCCGCACTACGCCCACCTGCGCAAGGAGTACCGCCCAGAAATCACCACTGACCCCTCCCCTCTGCCCGCCACTGAACCACTCAAGTAG
- the LOC106574806 gene encoding protein boule-like isoform X2 — translation MENEIALISICTQTSTPSPPPTPVSQDLSNNTSPSHHAPRFGTIIPNRIFVGGIDFKTNESDLRRFFSQHGAVKEVKIVIDRAGVSKGYGFVTFETQEDTERILHDADRLCFRDKRLNIGQAIRKQQVGGHPNSFSVSSHTPAMMPTPCGTMYLTTSTGYPYTYHNGVAYFHTPEMSPSYHWPSRSVPGSPVMLTHQPPPIYQQPAYHHYQAPTQCHPSHLQWNVPQSPVPSSPVLYMQPSELLYQPMEQPSEGGCVQPAMPLIEAPIPEQFIDHMVQPAYNHTLSYYPQSPGGMTPVMIQQEPGKEQKFHAMRRGYPSSPVTLKPRYGRNPHYAHLRKEYRPEITTDPSPLPATEPLK, via the exons ATGGAGAACGAAATAGCT CTAATCTCAATCTGCACGCAGACCagcactccctctcctcctcctactccagtGTCTCAAGACCTCAGCAACAacacctctccctctcaccatgcCCCCCGCTTTGGCACCATCATCCCTAACCGCATCTTTGTGGGAGGCATTGATTTCAAG ACCAATGAGAGCGACCTGAGACGCTTCTTCTCCCAGCATGGAGCAGTGAAGGAGGTGAAGATAGTGATTGACCGTGCTGGGGTGTCAAAAGG ATATGGCTTTGTTACCTTTGAGACGCAGGAGGATACAGAGAGAATCCTTCATGAT GCTGACAGACTGTGCTTCCGGGACAAGAGGCTCAACATCGGCCAGGCCATCCGCAAGCAACAAGTGGGAGGTCACC CAAACAGCTTCTCTGTGTCCAGCCATACTCCTGCCATGATGCCCACCCCCTGTGGAACCATGTACCTCACCACCTCTACGGGGTACCCCTACACCTACCACAACGGAGTGGCTTACTTCCACACCCCAGAGATGAGCCCCTCCTACCACTGGCCT TCCCGCTCAGTGCCTGGCTCTCCTGTCATGCTgacccaccagcctccacccatctACCAGCAGCCGGCCTACCATCACTACCAG GCCCCTACACAGTGTCACCCTAGTCACCTGCAATGGAACGTTCCTCAG tctccaGTGCCTTCCAGCCCAGTGTTGTACATGCAGCCCTCTGAGCTCCTGTACCAGCCCATGGAGCAGCCCAGCGAGGGGGGTTGTGTCCAGCCTGCCATGCCCCTCATAGAGGCCCCCATCCCAGAG CAGTTCATCGACCACATGGTGCAACCAGCCTACAATCACACATTATCATACTACCCACAAAGTCCAGGGGGGATGACACCTGTCATGATACAGCAAGAACCAGGAAAG GAACAGAAGTTCCACGCCATGAGGCGAGGTTACCCCTCCTCGCCGGTCACCCTGAAGCCCAGGTACGGCCGCAACCCGCACTACGCCCACCTGCGCAAGGAGTACCGCCCAGAAATCACCACTGACCCCTCCCCTCTGCCCGCCACTGAACCACTCAAGTAG
- the LOC106574806 gene encoding protein boule-like isoform X1, whose amino-acid sequence MENEIALISICTQTSTPSPPPTPVSQDLSNNTSPSHHAPRFGTIIPNRIFVGGIDFKTNESDLRRFFSQHGAVKEVKIVIDRAGVSKGYGFVTFETQEDTERILHDADRLCFRDKRLNIGQAIRKQQVGGHPNSFSVSSHTPAMMPTPCGTMYLTTSTGYPYTYHNGVAYFHTPEMSPSYHWPSRSVPGSPVMLTHQPPPIYQQPAYHHYQAPTQCHPSHLQWNVPQSPVPSSPVLYMQPSELLYQPMEQPSEGGCVQPAMPLIEAPIPEQQFIDHMVQPAYNHTLSYYPQSPGGMTPVMIQQEPGKEQKFHAMRRGYPSSPVTLKPRYGRNPHYAHLRKEYRPEITTDPSPLPATEPLK is encoded by the exons ATGGAGAACGAAATAGCT CTAATCTCAATCTGCACGCAGACCagcactccctctcctcctcctactccagtGTCTCAAGACCTCAGCAACAacacctctccctctcaccatgcCCCCCGCTTTGGCACCATCATCCCTAACCGCATCTTTGTGGGAGGCATTGATTTCAAG ACCAATGAGAGCGACCTGAGACGCTTCTTCTCCCAGCATGGAGCAGTGAAGGAGGTGAAGATAGTGATTGACCGTGCTGGGGTGTCAAAAGG ATATGGCTTTGTTACCTTTGAGACGCAGGAGGATACAGAGAGAATCCTTCATGAT GCTGACAGACTGTGCTTCCGGGACAAGAGGCTCAACATCGGCCAGGCCATCCGCAAGCAACAAGTGGGAGGTCACC CAAACAGCTTCTCTGTGTCCAGCCATACTCCTGCCATGATGCCCACCCCCTGTGGAACCATGTACCTCACCACCTCTACGGGGTACCCCTACACCTACCACAACGGAGTGGCTTACTTCCACACCCCAGAGATGAGCCCCTCCTACCACTGGCCT TCCCGCTCAGTGCCTGGCTCTCCTGTCATGCTgacccaccagcctccacccatctACCAGCAGCCGGCCTACCATCACTACCAG GCCCCTACACAGTGTCACCCTAGTCACCTGCAATGGAACGTTCCTCAG tctccaGTGCCTTCCAGCCCAGTGTTGTACATGCAGCCCTCTGAGCTCCTGTACCAGCCCATGGAGCAGCCCAGCGAGGGGGGTTGTGTCCAGCCTGCCATGCCCCTCATAGAGGCCCCCATCCCAGAG CAGCAGTTCATCGACCACATGGTGCAACCAGCCTACAATCACACATTATCATACTACCCACAAAGTCCAGGGGGGATGACACCTGTCATGATACAGCAAGAACCAGGAAAG GAACAGAAGTTCCACGCCATGAGGCGAGGTTACCCCTCCTCGCCGGTCACCCTGAAGCCCAGGTACGGCCGCAACCCGCACTACGCCCACCTGCGCAAGGAGTACCGCCCAGAAATCACCACTGACCCCTCCCCTCTGCCCGCCACTGAACCACTCAAGTAG